The Stigmatella aurantiaca DW4/3-1 genome contains the following window.
TGTCCACGGAAACCAGGGTGACGGGCAGGCCGGGTGTGAGCAATATCGAGTATTCATGGTATTTCGAGTTTTAGCTTGATTCAATGTAAATGCCGCTTCATGGTGCCAGCGCTTCCTCCAAGGAGAGATGGATGAATTCGACTGCGAAGAGCTGGTTCTCGAGGGCCGCCCGCTGTGTTTTCGCGCTTGCCGGCGGCGCTGGATTGGCGCTGGTGCCCACGAGCGCCGCCGCCGCGCCCACCCTCCGGGTGATGCCGCTCGGCGATTCGATCACCTGGGGGGTGGGCAGCCCGACCACGTCATCCTATCGGAGGCCGCTGGCGAGCCTGCTGGAGGGCCAATCCCGGTATGCCGTGGCCTTCGTCGGCTCCCAAGCCTCTGGCAGCCTGTCCGACCTTTCCAACGAAGGGCACAGCGGTTACACGATCGACCAGATCCGTGCTGGCATCGACAGCTGGATGGCTGGGGCCCGGCCGGACGTCGTGCTGCTGCACATCGGCATCAATGACCTCAACCGCAATGTCGATGTCCCCAACGCCCCCAACCGGCTGAAGGCCCTGGTTGACCGGATCTTCCAGAACAAGCGTGGTGTCACGGTCCTCGTGATGGGCCTGATCCCGACCACGCCCGGCCTGGAGGCGAAGACCAGTGCGTTCAACAACTGGGTCCGGGCCATGGAAAGCAGCCAGCAGCAGGCGGGCAACAAGTTCCGCTATGTCGAGCCGCCCGCGCTCACCGCCGCCGAACTTCCCGACAACCTTCACCCCAATGATGCGGGCTACCAACGCATGGCCCAAGCCTTCCTCGGGCCGCTGGACCGGGCGTTCGTCGATGGCTGGGCGGTAGGCGGGTCGGCGCTGGGGGCAGGCACCGAGGCCGGGATGGGCAAGGTGCGGTGGGCGGACTTCGACGGCGACGGCCGGATGGACTACCTCACCGTTGCCAGCAGCGGCGCGGTCTCCGTCTTCCTCAACCGAGGGGGAGATGGCCGAGGCGGTTGGGCGCCAATCGGCCAGATTGCCACCGGCCTGACCACGGACAGCAACCGCGTCCGGTTTGCCGACTTCAATGGTGACGGCAAAGCCGACTACCTCCTCATCGACACGAACGGCTCGGTCCAGGTCTACCTGAACCGCGGTGGTGATGGCCGAGGCGGCTGGGAGCCGATCGGCCAGATTGCCGGCGGCGTCACCACCGATGCCAGCCGCGTCCGGTTTGCCGACCATGACGGCGATGGCAAGACCGACTACCTCGTCATCGATGCGACCGGCGAGGTCCAGGCCTACCTGAATCGCGGCGGCGACGGCCGAGGCGGCTGGGTCGTCCTCGGCCGGATCGCCACTGGCACGACCAACGACTCCAACCGTGTCCGGTTCGCCGACCTCGATGGCGACAACCGGGCCGACTACAGCGTGATCGCCGCCGATGGCTCCGTCCAGACCTACCTCAACCGCGGCGGCGATGGCCTGGGCGGGTGGCTCCTCCTCGGCAAGACCGCCGCCGGTCTGACAAACAACGCCGCTCAGGTCTCGTTCGCGGACTTTACCGGTGACGGCAACGCCGATTACCTCATGGCCGACCTGTCCAACAACGCCGTCACCGTGTACTCCTGGGCAGGAGGAGATGGCCACGGCGGTTGGATCAACCTCGGACGCCTCGCCTCCGGCGTTTCCATTCCCTGAGCCTCACGGCGGCATCCGGGTCAACCTGGGCCGCAGCTCATGGGCTCCAGGACGCACCTTTCCGCGAGTCAAATTTCCTTGAACTTGGAGTATAGTTCGTATTCCCAGGATTTGTCCTTCCTGGGATGGCTTTCTTTTCAAATCAAGGATGGATGGGCCTATGCATCGCCTTTCTCGCTTGGGGTGGTTGCGCATCGTGTTGGCGGGGGTCTTTCCGATGGCTTGCGGCAGCCCGGAGTCCAGTCTCGCCGAGGAGCCACTGGGCACGAGTGATGCGGCGCTCTGTTCATCGGTCTCTGTCTCGAGCCTGAACATCACGGACGGCTCGTCATACGGTGGCGAGTTGGCCGTGTTTGGCACTTTTGGGGTCTCGGTCTTTTCCAACGCTGTCCGGCTCGAATACTACGTCAATGGTGTTCTCAAGGCAGTCGATGAACGCCCTCAGCCCAGCGGCACTTGGTACTTCAGCGGTGCTGGGTTGACGTGTGGCGCTCATGCCTTCCTGGTGAAGGCCTACCCGATGATCATCGACAGCAACGGCAACCGCACCACCTGCTACACCAGCGGCGCTCGCACCGTGTCTCAATCCTTTACCCAGGCGTGCCCGGCCTCATCGATTTCATGTGTTCGGGTTTCCTCTTCGCATGTGACCTGTACGGGCAGCGCGAGTGGCGGAACGGGTTCCTACACTCCGTTCGTGCAAGAGGATCTCCGTCCTGCGGACCACCCGGAGTCGAACTACAATACGGGGTGGTACCCAGGTGGCTGGAGCTGGACCCGTTTGTGTCCCCAGGCCCATTCGTTTCCCATGGATGAGATCTTCGTCCAATTCAAGGTGCGCGATAACAGCGGGATGGAGTCTTCCGCGGATTTCGCACAGATCACTTGCGCCGCGGGAACGCTCGGGTACTGAGCCGGCTGCCCGCGAGCGGAGTTTCAATCGGCCCGCGTCACGGAGTGGGCATTGGGGCGCTGGCCCGATCCGTGGGAAGGCGAACTCCGAGCGCTCGCTCTCTTTCTTCTGTGCCTGGTGGTTCCGCTCCGCAAGGACTACCTTCTTAATATGGAAGATGTGCCCCCAAGCCAGTTTGGAAAGCAGGCGTTCGGCTCGGGCAGCGCCGCGGCATGGAAGGACATCCTTGGGAATTTGAGACGGGAGTGGAAGCGCAACAAGTTGAGTGACGCCGCGGCCGCCCTCACGTTCTATGGCGTCCTCTCCCTCTTTCCCTTCCTGCTCTTCATCGTCGCCCTGGCGGGGCTCGTCATTCAACCTGAGCAGGTGCAAGCGCTTATCGGCGAGCTTGGGCGCGAGGTTCCCCCGGCCTTCAGCCAGATCCCCTCTGCGCAACTTGCGCAACTCACCTCTGGACCCAGCACGGGGTTGCTCACCTTCAGCGCGCTGGCCGCGGTGTGGTCGGCGGCCGCTGGGGTGGTGAGTCTCATGACGGCCCTCAACACCGCCTACGGTGTGACGGAAAGCCGTCCGCGCTGGAAGGTGTACGGGATCGCCCTCGGGATGATGCTGGGGGGGGCCCTCCTGGCGCTGCTCGCCGGGCTCGTCGCCGTGGCGGCCCCTGCCCTTGCCACCCGGCTCGGACAGCCCTGGATGGCGCTCGTGGGCTGGCTGAGGCTGCCCCTCGCGGCGCTGCTGATGATGAGCCTCTGGGCAACCCTCTACTCCGTGCTCCCGGATGTCCGGCAGAAATTCAAGTTCATCACTCCCGGCTCCGTGGCGGGGGTGCTCGTCTGGCTCGCGGCTTCGCTGGGATTCTCCTTCTACGTCTCCCACTTCAGCACGTTCGGCATCACCTATGGCGCCTTGGGCGGAATCATCGTCCTGCTGCTGTGGATGTGGATCTCCTCGCTCGCGCTGATGCTGGGTGCCGAGATCAACGCCGTCTTGGCGCGCCGTTCTTCGGAAGGGAAATCGGAGACGGCGCGCGAAAGGGCCTGAGGGTCGAGCGGCTCAGGGGTGGGGCTTGCAATGGCCCAGGAAGCGGACCAGCTCCCCATGGAACCACTGGGGCGAATCGAGCATCAGCCAGTGGCTCGCGTGCGGCGCCACGGAGCGGGACAGCGTGGGCCGCTGCGCCACCAGCGTCTCTGGGCCGGTGGCCGCCGCCAGCGCGTGGGTAGGCCCGATGAATCCCTCGAAGGCCTCCTCCGGGTTGTGGCTGTAGAGCGATTCCAGGTTTCCGGCGATGGCCTCCCGCCGTGAGGTGCGCATCGTCTTCAGCACCCGTGTGCGTGTCGTCACCTTCGCCTCCAGCAGCAGCGGCGTCAGCCAGTGCTCGTGGAAAGCGCCATACTTCGTCGCGCTGAAGTTCTCGAGCCAGGCGGCCGCATCGGCCTTCGACCCATGGCGCAGATCTCCCGGTGCCTCAACGTAGAGGAGCCCGGCGAGCCGCTCGGGATAGTACGCGGCGAAGGCACCGGCCACCGCGGCCCCGAAGCCGTGGCCCACCGCGACGAACTTCTCGGGGAGCAGCGCGTCCGCCACGGCGGCGACATCCTCCATGGCCGCTTCCACTCCAAAAGGGCCGTGTCCGCCGCCGCTTTCGCCCAGCCCGCGCAGGTCGAACGCGACGCTGCGGGTCGCGAGGCCATGCTGCGCCTCTTCCCAGTGGGTCCGGTCGCCGGCGTTGTCGTGCACAAAGAGGACGGGGATCCCGCCCTCGCCTGCGACTGTCGCGCTCAGCCGTCCCACGGGGCCAGTGACAATCACCATCTTGGGTTCCTTGTGCTTCATCGCTCGACTCCCCTGGCCCCGGCCGGGCACTGCCCAGCCGTCCCTCCCGCGCCGTCCGAGACGCCAGGGCCTGTTGCTGAGTCTGCCCTACTTCCATCGGAGACGGGCCGTAGGCCCGTCCGTCCTTGCGCCCACCCAACGTTTGGCGTGGGGGGGAAGCGTGAATGACGCGAAGCGTCTGAGTAGAAGGGTTTTGCGGGGCTCTCTCTTTTTCCTGAAACCTTTTCGCACTCCGAGGGTTGAAGCCCCCATCTCGTTGTCGATGAGGGCTCTCAGATGCGCTGGTATTCATTCATCGTCGTGGCCGGAGGGTTGGTGGGCTGCGGTGGCAAGGACGTGGTGGAGGAGGGCGAAGGCCACGAGGCGATGACGCAGGTCTCCCTCGCCGTGGCTGCCACCTGTGGCAACGGCCTCGTCGAGGAGGGCGAGCTGTGTGACAGCACCGCTGCCGTGGCATGTCCCTCCCTGTCCGCCCTCTACACGGCGGGACAGACGGTGTGTGCGAGCAATTGCCAGGGCTACGAGGTGGCCCGGGACTGTACACGCAAGACAGGCCTTGTGGCCGAGACCGTCCGTCCTGGGCTCCGCGACTCTCAGCGCTGGGGGGGCGCGAAGTGCAACGACGGCTCGCCCTTTGCCTTCAAGTTCAGCCCTTCGCCCAC
Protein-coding sequences here:
- a CDS encoding alpha/beta fold hydrolase, with product MKHKEPKMVIVTGPVGRLSATVAGEGGIPVLFVHDNAGDRTHWEEAQHGLATRSVAFDLRGLGESGGGHGPFGVEAAMEDVAAVADALLPEKFVAVGHGFGAAVAGAFAAYYPERLAGLLYVEAPGDLRHGSKADAAAWLENFSATKYGAFHEHWLTPLLLEAKVTTRTRVLKTMRTSRREAIAGNLESLYSHNPEEAFEGFIGPTHALAAATGPETLVAQRPTLSRSVAPHASHWLMLDSPQWFHGELVRFLGHCKPHP
- a CDS encoding YihY/virulence factor BrkB family protein, yielding MEDVPPSQFGKQAFGSGSAAAWKDILGNLRREWKRNKLSDAAAALTFYGVLSLFPFLLFIVALAGLVIQPEQVQALIGELGREVPPAFSQIPSAQLAQLTSGPSTGLLTFSALAAVWSAAAGVVSLMTALNTAYGVTESRPRWKVYGIALGMMLGGALLALLAGLVAVAAPALATRLGQPWMALVGWLRLPLAALLMMSLWATLYSVLPDVRQKFKFITPGSVAGVLVWLAASLGFSFYVSHFSTFGITYGALGGIIVLLLWMWISSLALMLGAEINAVLARRSSEGKSETARERA
- a CDS encoding FG-GAP-like repeat-containing protein; this translates as MNSTAKSWFSRAARCVFALAGGAGLALVPTSAAAAPTLRVMPLGDSITWGVGSPTTSSYRRPLASLLEGQSRYAVAFVGSQASGSLSDLSNEGHSGYTIDQIRAGIDSWMAGARPDVVLLHIGINDLNRNVDVPNAPNRLKALVDRIFQNKRGVTVLVMGLIPTTPGLEAKTSAFNNWVRAMESSQQQAGNKFRYVEPPALTAAELPDNLHPNDAGYQRMAQAFLGPLDRAFVDGWAVGGSALGAGTEAGMGKVRWADFDGDGRMDYLTVASSGAVSVFLNRGGDGRGGWAPIGQIATGLTTDSNRVRFADFNGDGKADYLLIDTNGSVQVYLNRGGDGRGGWEPIGQIAGGVTTDASRVRFADHDGDGKTDYLVIDATGEVQAYLNRGGDGRGGWVVLGRIATGTTNDSNRVRFADLDGDNRADYSVIAADGSVQTYLNRGGDGLGGWLLLGKTAAGLTNNAAQVSFADFTGDGNADYLMADLSNNAVTVYSWAGGDGHGGWINLGRLASGVSIP